The following nucleotide sequence is from Candidatus Bathyarchaeota archaeon.
TGTCTGGTCTAAGTTCATATTTGCTAAGCATCTTCGCTTTGTCCTCTTTTATTTCAGTCGTCATCGGCTTTTCTGCAAGCATCCATTCATCTGTCGGGGCTTGGGTCTCTCTCATGGCTGCCGCAAGGGTTTTCGCCATCATCTCCATCATCGCCTGCATTTCTGGAGTTATCTTAGAAGTTAACTCAGGGGGAGGAAGAGGCTTTTCCACCGCTTTTCTTTCCCCCTTAGAAATCTTCACAGGAGCTTTACTGGTAAAAATCCAGAAATCCCCTCGGCGTTCCACCATTTCGCTTTTGCGTAATTTCTCAAGGATTACCCAAGCTGAATTTGGTCCATACTTCGGTATGTCAAATGCATTCGCGACTTCTGTAAGGGTAGCCTTTCCACCTCGGTCTTTCAAAAACTCTATAACATCGCTTTCTTGAATCAAAACCGACCCTCACGGTTCCTCAAGTTTATAGCCCGCTTCCCTTCTATAAAATCTGTTGATCCATACCTCATGAAAAAGCCGCATGAAATTAGGGCAATTTCATATAAAATTAAAGTAGTATTAAGTGAATTTGGACGAATAATGAATTTATCTAGTGCGCTATTCCGAGAGTCTTGTTTGTTAGCTTCATTGAATCTTCTTTCGTATATCCCCCATCTAAGGCTCTGATCGCATCCACGTTTTCAGGGATTACAATCGCTTCTTGATGGATTCCCATGTAGAAGAAAAGTTCATTTCCGACGACTTTGAACGACTCCTTCCAAATAACAACTTCGTAGAGATCGTTTCTTGGTCTGAGCATTTCTCTTGCAAAGTCGACCACATGTGAAGTAGACTTAAAGCCCTGACCACTACTTACTAACAATACCCTTGGAGCCTCTTCAAACGTCTTTATCACTTTATCCTCAGTTACATTCTTCTCCCTTAGAGTAGCAATCACGCTATGTACGTGCATATGGGTACAAGGTACCATTAATGCCATCGTAATTATGTTTACGTTTGGAAGAACAGTGTTGACGTCAGGTCCATGATGTGAGGGTAATTCAACCGGGTCAAGTACGATTGAATCGATGGGCCCTTTACTTGGGTCGTCTGGATCCGTTGCTCTTCTCGTAATCACCACTCTAGCCTTCTCTAGACCAAACTTTTGTTCCAATGTATCCAGTGTTCTACAAAGTCCAGTTGTATTGCATGAAACTACTCTGATGAACTTTCTGCCTTTCGCTTGGTTAAAGTTGCATTGAGCCACGAATGAGAAGCCGGCGACTTCATGTTTCTCTCCACCTTGGAAAACAGCCTTCTTACTAAATCTCTCGTAAATCTCTTTGTTTTTCGCGCCAACTCCACCTGGACATGCATCAACGACAACGTCGACCTTTTCGAGGAGATCTGTGAGCGTTCCAACTGGGCTTAATCCCTTGTTCTCGAAGTTTCTCAGCCCTTCATCGTCAAGAGCATAAAGAGGATACTTCATCCCCGCAAGGCGAGCTTTGTAATCGGGCTTTACCTTTACTACTCCTTCAAGCTTCATGTCGGGTTGAAGGGCTACAGCATCAGCGACTCGCCTTCCAATAACGCCATACCCATTCACGGCAACATGTATCATCTTCCAGCCCTCCGAGCAGCTCGATCTAGCGCTTCAATCAAGGGAAGACTCCTTCCAGCCAAGTACATTACAAGTGCTCCTCCCGCAGTACTTACATGGTCAAACCAGTCCCTAATCCCAAGCCTTCTCAGAGCTACTGTTAAATGCCCCCCACTTACGATCGTAGTTCCAAGGGATGACGCCATCGACCTTAGAAGGGCTTCAGTACCTACTTGAAAACCCTCCTTTTCAAAAAGCCCAGGTGGACCGCTCATGAATATTGTGCCTGAGCTTCTTATGATCCGAGAATAGTGGTCAATTGTCCTTGAGCCTAAATCCAATATTGGTTCACCATATTTGAGATCTTCAACTGTTTTTTCAACTCTCTCTTCGTCGTGGGGTACAGCCACATCCACGGGCATTTCAAATACCTCAGGGTAATCCGAAAGCAGCTTCTTGGCTTTGTCTATATACTTCGCTTCACCTTCAACTCCAAGAGGGTAGTTCAGCTTTCCCGACGCGCGGAGGAAGATGTTCGCAATCAATCCGCATAACAGAACCTTGTCAGCTCGCTTATTTGCAATAAGCGTGTCAATTGCCTCCAATCTGTCAGAGATCTTCGCTCCACCAAGAACAGTCGTGAAAGGACCCTTCGCAACCGTCATCACTCTATTCAACGCCTTAAGTTCTTTTACGACAAGCCTCCCAGACTCCCTCCGCAGGTCGGAAGCAGGTATGAAAATCCGACTATGGAAGGATGTGATCTATGCGCGGTTGGAAATGCATCTAACACGCAGGCGTCAAAGAGCTTGTATAAACGTTGAACTATCACAGTCTTCGCTGCATCTTCAGGTGGAAACTCCACATTTTCTTCAGCAGCAAATCTCAGATTGTCTAATAATAATACCTCGCCGTTATTCAGGGATTTAATTTCACGTCTTGCAGAAGGCCCAAACACATCGTCAATGAACTTGACGGTTTTTCCAAGGAACTTGCCTAATGCCAGCGCATGTTGTTCCATTGAAATATAGTCGCTTCGACCTACTCTTCCTTGATGTGAAGCCATAACAACCTTTGAGTGGCTTAGGTCACGAACCGTAACTGTAGCCTCTTCTATCCTATTTAGATCCATCAGTTTGCCAGTCTCAGGTTCTACCGGCGTGTTTATGTCAACCCTTAAAAATACTGTTTTATCTTCTAAACTCAAATCTTCCAAAGTCAGAAACTTTGCTACCATAATATTCAGTTAAACGTACTATTTTTTATACCTATATTCATTTTTGAAGAATGTATCCGAGCCTTTTAGACGGATATCTAAGTATTTACTCAATCGCAAACCGAAGATAAGTCCAACTTATTCCCTACAATACGGCGCCTTCACAAAAGAATCGTAGTCAAATTTTAAGTTAATAAGTGACAGGATTAAGACAAGGCTTCGCCTGAAGCCATATATTCTTGATCACTTCTTTCAGCATGTAAACAAAACCTTTCTCATCGCTCCAGGTCGCAGAAAGTTCATCACGACCCCCAAAATTGAAAAGGGCTTGTTTATCGTCCACGACGATTAAACCTATCCCCCCGGGAAGTTCAGCATCTTGCTTCCACCTCACCTCGATTGAGGCGATAAGTTCACCAAGGAAATCTGTCACGATTCCCACTTCCTTGGCAATGGCCAACATCTTAACATCAATCCTCTTCATTTCCAATACACGAATTATCTCAACTAAGCGTTTTCCCAACAATTTAACAATATTTTGATGGTTCATGGTAACAGCTACCCAAACCTCTCGCTCGGCCTGCGCGAGCATCTTCTCAACTCTCCTTAAGACGTTTCCAGTCCCAACTATGTTCCAGAGTTCAACTTTCCTTACCCCTTCTTGACCCGCATACAAGCGTTCTAACTGGCTCAACGCCTCAACTTCAGCATCTTTTAACCTTTGAAGAATCCGTTCTTTTGATGATTCTATAGCGTCGTGAGGAGGTACAGGCTTGTAGAGCGAAGGCTTTCCCCTATGAATCTCCACCCAACCTTTCGACTCAAGATCGTTCAAAACAAAATATATCTTCGAGTATGGAATCTTCGCATTCTCAGCTATCTCCTTTGCTTTTAAGATCCCCTTTGAAACGAGAACAGCGTAAGCCCTGCCCTCATAAACAGTTAGACCAAACCGTCTCAGATGATTTACCAACCTTTCGTTTATGCCCATATTAAATCCTTCCATTACTCCTCAGCTTGGTTTAATCGAATTTATATACCTCCTTTAGTAGTAATAAAAATTTTACAATAACCTCGAGGCGTCGGTCAGCGCTAATAGGAAGGGGCGTAATGATCTTTGACAGCCTCGCTCGAATAATTGTTAAGTTCCATAAAGTAATCATTATTCTTTGGCTCATAACCCTTGTAGCTGCCCTTCCCCTAGCCAGTCAGATGAATAGCGTGATAGTTTACACAGAAAGTCACGCCATACCAAGCCATTATCCTTCAGAACAAGCCAGGTATGTT
It contains:
- a CDS encoding type II glyceraldehyde-3-phosphate dehydrogenase, coding for MIHVAVNGYGVIGRRVADAVALQPDMKLEGVVKVKPDYKARLAGMKYPLYALDDEGLRNFENKGLSPVGTLTDLLEKVDVVVDACPGGVGAKNKEIYERFSKKAVFQGGEKHEVAGFSFVAQCNFNQAKGRKFIRVVSCNTTGLCRTLDTLEQKFGLEKARVVITRRATDPDDPSKGPIDSIVLDPVELPSHHGPDVNTVLPNVNIITMALMVPCTHMHVHSVIATLREKNVTEDKVIKTFEEAPRVLLVSSGQGFKSTSHVVDFAREMLRPRNDLYEVVIWKESFKVVGNELFFYMGIHQEAIVIPENVDAIRALDGGYTKEDSMKLTNKTLGIAH